In the genome of Myxococcales bacterium, one region contains:
- a CDS encoding serine/threonine protein kinase produces MTEDDTLLGATEAPTLVRPTVDALREAREGSTDVDETVLADEEMRTRKGALRALFIALVIYVVSTTAIPEKTTFGWVIIAVYCAAAIVIGTLLALSGTYAYGVRVSTVIGVTVILLALGSCLYFGVIGGPIIVLPTVVYYYGLGDSKARRRWVAGTAIGGHALLTLLAAAGVVRPTGLIPADALAGSVYILVSGFCIATLLGMTYWLSHRSRVSTLQAMSALDRARRELRQRDVLLDEAREDLDRVVAGARAGRLTGRRVDNLRVLNLIGRGAMGEVYRAARVDSEEPVALKVLHPHLAESEGQVTRFLREAQIIGGLKSPYIPTLFGSGTDADGSPYLVMELLEGLDLAADLRLRASLPLGEIDQLVEEACLALHAAHEASVVHRDIKPQNLFLTVKPRVSWKVLDFGVSMIMSNSGTLTQGGAIGTPAYMAPEQALGSSVDRRADVFSLGAVVYRALTGRPAFQGTSGPATVYAALRYQPVRPGELVPVDSDVESVLALALAKKADLRLASAKELAVAWRAARKHELSAELRLRAERLLTAHAWGTDYSVK; encoded by the coding sequence GTGACGGAAGACGACACGCTTCTCGGGGCCACTGAAGCTCCGACGCTGGTCAGGCCCACCGTCGACGCGCTGCGGGAGGCTCGCGAGGGTTCGACGGACGTCGACGAAACGGTGCTGGCCGACGAGGAGATGCGCACACGCAAAGGCGCGCTGCGAGCGTTATTCATCGCGCTGGTCATCTACGTCGTCTCGACCACGGCGATTCCGGAAAAGACGACCTTCGGTTGGGTGATCATCGCGGTCTACTGCGCCGCCGCGATTGTCATTGGCACCCTGCTCGCTCTCAGCGGCACGTACGCCTACGGCGTGCGGGTCTCCACGGTGATTGGCGTCACCGTCATATTGCTCGCTCTGGGTTCGTGCCTGTATTTCGGGGTCATTGGCGGACCGATCATCGTCCTGCCGACCGTCGTCTATTACTACGGGCTCGGGGACTCGAAGGCGCGGCGACGCTGGGTTGCCGGAACTGCAATCGGCGGGCATGCCCTGCTCACGCTGCTGGCCGCCGCGGGTGTCGTTCGTCCTACCGGACTGATCCCCGCCGACGCTCTCGCTGGAAGTGTCTACATTCTGGTCTCGGGGTTCTGTATCGCGACGCTGCTCGGGATGACTTACTGGTTGTCGCATCGAAGCCGCGTATCCACGCTGCAAGCCATGTCCGCGCTGGACCGCGCACGGCGCGAGCTACGCCAACGCGACGTGCTCTTGGACGAAGCACGGGAAGATCTGGACCGCGTAGTGGCCGGCGCGCGCGCCGGGCGCCTGACCGGGCGCCGGGTCGACAACCTGCGGGTGCTCAACCTGATCGGCCGCGGCGCCATGGGCGAGGTGTACCGCGCCGCCCGGGTGGACTCCGAAGAGCCCGTCGCGCTCAAGGTACTTCACCCGCACCTCGCCGAATCCGAGGGCCAGGTGACGCGTTTCCTGCGCGAAGCGCAGATCATCGGCGGGCTGAAGTCGCCCTACATCCCGACCCTGTTTGGCTCTGGAACGGACGCGGATGGTTCTCCCTATTTGGTAATGGAGCTGCTGGAGGGTCTGGATCTGGCAGCGGATCTGCGTCTGCGCGCTTCCCTACCGCTCGGCGAAATCGATCAGCTGGTCGAAGAGGCTTGCCTCGCGCTGCACGCCGCTCACGAGGCCTCCGTCGTGCATCGCGACATCAAACCGCAGAACTTGTTTCTGACGGTCAAGCCTCGCGTCAGCTGGAAGGTGCTCGACTTCGGCGTGTCGATGATCATGAGCAACTCCGGCACACTGACCCAGGGTGGCGCCATCGGAACGCCGGCGTACATGGCTCCAGAGCAGGCGCTTGGCTCGAGCGTCGATCGCCGCGCTGACGTGTTTTCCCTTGGCGCCGTCGTTTATCGCGCGCTGACCGGACGCCCGGCGTTCCAGGGGACCTCCGGCCCCGCGACAGTATACGCGGCGCTTCGATACCAGCCCGTGCGACCCGGAGAGCTGGTGCCCGTGGACTCGGACGTGGAATCGGTGCTCGCGCTCGCGCTGGCAAAAAAGGCGGACCTGAGGCTCGCGTCGGCCAAGGAGCTTGCAGTGGCGTGGAGGGCCGCGAGAAAACACGAGCTCAGCGCGGAGCTGCGCCTCCGGGCGGAACGATTGCTGACGGCGCACGCGTGGGGAACCGACTATTCCGTGAAGTGA
- a CDS encoding YqcC family protein — MPRVEHEEVRARLDAVIEAMKHAGVWDVEEPSGAAYGDMGPFGMNTMAFVQWLRWVFVPNVEALIEKQGPWPRSSSVSVQAAREGDTDPAVDSLVDALSRFDDLFGETDAR, encoded by the coding sequence ATGCCGAGGGTCGAACACGAAGAGGTGCGCGCGCGACTCGACGCGGTAATCGAGGCGATGAAGCACGCCGGTGTCTGGGACGTCGAGGAGCCGTCCGGCGCAGCCTACGGCGACATGGGGCCGTTCGGCATGAACACCATGGCCTTCGTCCAGTGGCTGCGTTGGGTCTTCGTGCCGAACGTCGAGGCCTTGATCGAGAAGCAGGGGCCTTGGCCGCGCTCGAGCTCGGTCTCCGTCCAAGCAGCGCGCGAGGGCGACACGGATCCCGCAGTGGACTCGCTGGTGGACGCTCTCTCCCGGTTCGACGATCTGTTCGGCGAGACCGACGCACGTTGA
- a CDS encoding SDR family NAD(P)-dependent oxidoreductase produces MADRPHVFLTGASSGIGESMARAWLAAGAAVTLLARRESPLLALASTAPERSHVIVADLSQDFSPGALFDEAEQALGPCDVLVNNAGVQIVEPAHETSWERGAAVLTVDLLAPLRLTQEALRRMIPRRRGTIVDIASMAALAPTPGMFFYNAAKGGLAGASEGLCVEARRHGVHVVTVYPGPVTSAMEAAGRAAFEPSTAVSLTPTGNSDSLARLVMAAVERRRARVIYPRSYALARMFPGLTRWFTDRLTPPLKQLPP; encoded by the coding sequence ATGGCTGATCGACCTCACGTGTTTCTTACCGGCGCCTCGAGCGGCATCGGTGAATCCATGGCCCGAGCATGGCTCGCAGCGGGTGCGGCGGTCACGCTCCTGGCCCGCCGCGAGAGCCCGCTCTTGGCGCTGGCAAGTACGGCTCCGGAGCGCAGTCACGTGATCGTCGCGGATCTCTCGCAAGACTTCTCACCCGGCGCGCTGTTCGACGAGGCCGAGCAAGCACTCGGGCCGTGCGACGTGCTGGTGAACAACGCTGGCGTCCAGATCGTCGAGCCGGCACACGAGACGAGCTGGGAGCGCGGAGCGGCGGTGTTGACGGTCGATCTGCTGGCACCGCTGCGGCTCACCCAGGAGGCACTGCGGCGCATGATCCCGCGGCGGCGCGGCACCATCGTGGACATTGCTTCCATGGCCGCGCTGGCGCCGACTCCCGGGATGTTCTTCTACAACGCAGCGAAGGGCGGTTTGGCAGGGGCGTCGGAGGGGTTGTGCGTAGAAGCACGACGCCATGGCGTGCACGTCGTGACGGTGTACCCCGGACCGGTGACCAGCGCGATGGAAGCGGCGGGCAGAGCAGCATTCGAACCTTCCACCGCCGTCAGCCTCACTCCCACCGGCAACTCCGACAGCCTGGCCCGCCTGGTGATGGCTGCGGTCGAGAGGCGGCGCGCGCGGGTGATCTACCCGCGGAGCTACGCGCTGGCGCGAATGTTCCCGGGGCTGACGCGCTGGTTCACGGATCGCCTGACGCCACCGCTCAAACAACTCCCGCCCTGA
- a CDS encoding FAD-dependent oxidoreductase encodes MTSTPRLGSAERPVRVAVVGAGPAGFFTAEFLLRSESPSFAVDVFERLPTPFGLVRAGVAPDHQKIKAVTKTFERTAKNQRFRYFGNVEIGKDLSVAELQEHYDQIVFAVGSASDRRLGIPGEELGGCHAATAFVGWYNAHPDFRDFPFDLAAERAVVVGVGNVALDISRILLRSPDELAKTDIADHALTALRASRVREVVLLARRGPAQVAFEPRELEDIAGLTGVRVNVDAAPVEDELSGSGGLDARQKRNLELMLELARAKPQSAERVLRLEFNAAPVELFGDEAGRVRAVRIERTGLVPGTDGRLRAVGTGEFHELEAGLVFRSIGYLGMPLVGAPFDQTKGVIPNLDGRVTSGAGNEILPGTYAVGWIRRGPIGVIGTNKADAQAVAERMTEDVATLPAPGPEAARDAIDTLLGRRGISVTTYADWSRIDALEVDAGRATGKVREKFATVEQMMSGLLRAAPRDVE; translated from the coding sequence GTGACCAGCACGCCCCGCCTCGGTTCAGCGGAACGCCCCGTTCGAGTGGCGGTGGTCGGCGCCGGCCCGGCCGGATTCTTCACCGCGGAGTTCTTGCTTCGCTCCGAGTCTCCCAGTTTCGCCGTGGATGTGTTCGAGCGTCTGCCCACGCCGTTCGGCCTGGTTCGCGCTGGAGTCGCCCCGGATCATCAAAAGATCAAGGCCGTCACCAAGACCTTCGAGCGCACTGCGAAGAACCAGCGCTTTCGTTATTTCGGCAACGTGGAGATCGGCAAGGACCTCTCCGTCGCGGAGCTCCAAGAGCACTACGATCAGATCGTCTTTGCGGTCGGTAGTGCGAGTGACCGGCGTCTGGGCATCCCCGGTGAAGAGCTCGGCGGTTGTCACGCCGCGACGGCGTTCGTTGGCTGGTACAACGCTCACCCGGACTTCCGAGATTTTCCCTTCGATCTTGCTGCCGAAAGGGCGGTGGTCGTTGGCGTCGGAAATGTCGCCCTCGACATCTCTCGGATCCTCCTCAGGAGCCCAGACGAGCTTGCCAAGACGGACATAGCCGATCATGCGCTGACCGCGCTCCGGGCGAGCCGTGTGCGCGAGGTCGTGCTGCTCGCCCGGCGCGGTCCAGCGCAGGTTGCGTTCGAACCGCGTGAGCTCGAGGACATCGCGGGGCTCACGGGTGTACGGGTGAACGTCGACGCCGCGCCGGTCGAGGACGAACTCTCCGGATCGGGCGGGCTGGATGCGCGGCAGAAGCGCAACCTGGAGCTGATGCTGGAGCTCGCTCGGGCCAAGCCGCAGTCGGCGGAGCGGGTGCTCAGGCTCGAGTTCAACGCCGCGCCGGTCGAACTGTTCGGGGACGAAGCTGGACGTGTGCGCGCCGTGCGCATCGAACGAACGGGACTGGTCCCCGGGACGGATGGGCGTCTGCGTGCGGTTGGCACCGGCGAGTTCCACGAGCTCGAAGCCGGGCTCGTGTTTCGCTCGATCGGCTACCTGGGTATGCCGCTCGTCGGCGCGCCGTTCGACCAAACCAAGGGTGTCATTCCCAATCTGGATGGCCGGGTCACGAGCGGTGCCGGCAACGAGATCTTGCCGGGCACCTACGCAGTCGGCTGGATTCGCCGGGGACCCATTGGGGTCATCGGAACCAACAAGGCGGACGCCCAGGCGGTTGCGGAGCGGATGACCGAAGACGTTGCGACCCTGCCTGCCCCGGGGCCCGAGGCCGCACGCGATGCCATCGACACGTTGCTCGGGCGACGCGGAATCAGCGTGACCACCTACGCCGATTGGAGTCGAATCGATGCGCTCGAAGTCGACGCAGGTCGAGCGACCGGTAAGGTCCGCGAGAAGTTCGCGACCGTGGAGCAAATGATGAGCGGGCTGCTGCGTGCCGCGCCCCGCGATGTCGAGTGA
- a CDS encoding cold shock domain-containing protein, with translation MSEGTIKRLTDKGFGFIETGSGKDLFFHMSAVEGVRFEDLQQGQRVSFTEGQGPKGPRAENVKVI, from the coding sequence ATGTCTGAAGGCACCATCAAGCGTTTGACGGATAAGGGTTTTGGCTTCATCGAGACCGGCTCGGGGAAAGACTTGTTCTTTCACATGTCGGCGGTCGAAGGCGTTCGTTTCGAGGACCTGCAGCAGGGTCAGCGAGTCTCGTTCACTGAGGGCCAGGGCCCGAAGGGACCGAGAGCCGAGAACGTCAAGGTGATCTGA
- a CDS encoding DUF2156 domain-containing protein gives MEQGEPESTPDDEHARVLDLLRRFGRNATSFQLLERGFCYWFVDPDACVAYVDTGSAWVGAGDPVAAEARAAEIASLFFARARRAGKRACFFASESPALHADPGLKHLLVGEQPVWDPSCWNDVLAAHPSLRYQLRRATRKGVSVRAVDPSELDAGSPLRLAIERLITLWLSSRSMAPMGFLVDVQPFEHRAERRYFVAERDGRTLGFLAAVPAYGRAGWFFEDLLRKPASPNGTAELLIDFAMRSVGGEGAQFVTLGLAPLRGPVEPWMQRTRSAARPLYDFSGVAAFKAKLHPARWEPVYLVVERRSSLLIGLLESFRAFAHGSLLRFGLRTLLRGPTPVLWALGLALVPWTLGLGLMDARWFPAPWVRDAWLAFDCLLALGLVLLARRYRHSLAKVLALVITADAVVTAIEVLSYNVERLQRPTDALLLFVACLAPTLAACVLWGTLSRRAV, from the coding sequence ATGGAGCAGGGTGAGCCCGAATCCACGCCAGACGACGAGCACGCGCGAGTGCTCGACCTACTGCGACGGTTCGGGCGGAACGCGACGTCATTTCAGCTGCTGGAGCGCGGGTTTTGTTACTGGTTCGTCGACCCTGACGCGTGCGTGGCGTACGTGGACACGGGTTCCGCCTGGGTCGGCGCGGGTGATCCCGTGGCTGCGGAAGCGCGCGCGGCGGAGATCGCCAGCTTGTTTTTCGCCCGCGCGCGCCGAGCCGGAAAGCGCGCATGTTTTTTTGCGTCCGAGAGTCCGGCGCTGCACGCCGATCCAGGTCTGAAACACCTGCTCGTTGGCGAACAACCCGTCTGGGACCCGTCATGCTGGAACGATGTCCTGGCCGCACACCCCTCACTCCGATACCAGCTGCGGCGCGCCACCCGCAAAGGCGTCAGTGTCCGTGCCGTCGACCCCAGCGAGCTCGACGCGGGCTCGCCACTCAGACTGGCCATCGAGAGGCTCATCACTCTCTGGTTGTCCTCGCGCAGCATGGCCCCCATGGGTTTTCTGGTCGATGTTCAACCGTTCGAGCACCGGGCGGAGCGGCGCTATTTCGTCGCCGAGCGCGACGGCAGAACCCTGGGATTTCTTGCCGCGGTTCCAGCCTACGGAAGGGCGGGCTGGTTCTTCGAGGATCTGTTGCGTAAACCGGCTTCGCCGAACGGCACGGCCGAGCTGTTGATCGACTTCGCCATGCGCAGCGTCGGCGGCGAAGGAGCCCAGTTCGTCACGTTGGGCCTCGCGCCGCTCCGCGGTCCAGTGGAGCCCTGGATGCAACGCACGCGATCCGCTGCGCGACCGCTCTACGATTTCTCCGGGGTCGCTGCATTCAAGGCCAAGCTGCACCCGGCGCGCTGGGAGCCTGTCTACCTGGTCGTGGAACGGAGGAGCTCCCTCCTCATCGGCCTGCTCGAGTCATTCCGCGCGTTTGCACACGGAAGCCTGCTGCGTTTTGGTCTGCGCACGCTCCTCAGGGGTCCCACTCCGGTGTTGTGGGCACTCGGTCTGGCGTTGGTACCCTGGACGCTGGGCCTGGGGCTGATGGATGCGCGCTGGTTTCCGGCGCCGTGGGTGAGAGACGCCTGGCTCGCCTTCGACTGCCTGCTGGCGCTCGGGCTGGTCCTGCTGGCGCGCCGTTACCGCCACTCGCTCGCGAAGGTTCTCGCCTTGGTCATCACGGCGGACGCAGTAGTCACCGCGATCGAGGTGTTGAGCTACAACGTGGAGCGACTGCAACGTCCAACCGACGCGCTGTTGCTCTTCGTTGCTTGTCTCGCCCCCACGCTTGCCGCTTGTGTGCTCTGGGGCACACTGTCCCGCCGCGCGGTATGA
- a CDS encoding cation:proton antiporter, which translates to MSELHYIGLLLGLFVVPRALERFRIPAPVTSLAVGALFGIGFDLFRQDPTIRMLSTLGIASLFLFAGLELDSAALRKGLSVLSVHLLVRTALLGATAGALAVWLELGLRPAALFALALLTPSTGFIFQAISRFDLSEEERFWVKLKAIAAELLALGTMFVVIQTTTLARFAVSVVALTAMIVVLPMAFRFFAQKIAPFAPKSEFAFLLMLAVVCAFLTKKLGVYYLVGAFLVGVAAQRFRKQLPAMASEQMLNAVELFGSVFIPFYFFAAGLRLEKADFGLGALLLGGGFCLLFIPLRVFLVAVHRRTAMREPADKAVRVAVALLPTLVFGLVIAGILRDDFGASPTLTGAVIVYTVITTLVPGLLFRMPPPEYAPDPTTIEAPPTKNTYV; encoded by the coding sequence ATGTCCGAACTGCACTACATCGGCCTACTCTTGGGCCTGTTCGTGGTGCCGCGTGCACTGGAGCGGTTCCGCATTCCTGCACCGGTGACTAGCCTGGCCGTCGGCGCGCTCTTCGGCATCGGGTTCGATCTCTTCCGACAGGATCCCACGATCCGAATGCTGTCGACCCTGGGGATCGCCTCGCTGTTCTTGTTCGCCGGCCTCGAGCTCGACTCGGCGGCGCTCCGCAAGGGGCTCTCGGTGCTCAGTGTGCACCTGCTGGTGAGGACTGCACTCCTGGGTGCGACGGCGGGAGCGCTGGCCGTGTGGCTCGAGCTCGGACTGCGGCCCGCGGCGCTGTTTGCGCTCGCGCTCTTGACCCCGTCGACCGGCTTCATTTTTCAGGCGATCAGCCGCTTCGACCTGTCCGAGGAGGAGCGGTTCTGGGTCAAGCTGAAAGCGATCGCCGCCGAGCTCTTGGCGCTCGGTACGATGTTCGTGGTGATTCAAACCACTACGCTGGCTCGTTTCGCGGTGTCGGTCGTCGCGCTCACGGCGATGATCGTCGTCCTGCCGATGGCGTTCCGATTCTTCGCCCAGAAGATCGCGCCGTTTGCCCCCAAGAGCGAGTTCGCGTTCTTGCTCATGCTCGCCGTCGTGTGCGCGTTCTTGACCAAGAAACTCGGCGTCTACTACCTGGTCGGTGCGTTTCTGGTTGGTGTCGCCGCGCAGCGTTTCCGCAAGCAGCTCCCGGCGATGGCCTCGGAACAGATGTTGAACGCCGTCGAGCTATTCGGTTCGGTGTTCATCCCTTTTTACTTCTTTGCTGCGGGGCTGCGGCTCGAGAAGGCGGACTTCGGTCTCGGCGCGCTGCTCCTCGGCGGTGGGTTTTGCCTCCTGTTCATTCCGCTTCGTGTCTTCCTGGTAGCGGTGCACAGAAGGACCGCGATGCGTGAGCCTGCCGACAAGGCGGTGCGCGTGGCGGTAGCACTCTTGCCCACCTTGGTCTTCGGGCTGGTCATCGCTGGCATCCTGCGGGACGACTTCGGTGCGTCGCCGACGCTGACCGGGGCCGTCATCGTCTACACCGTCATCACCACGCTGGTCCCGGGGTTGCTGTTCCGGATGCCACCCCCGGAGTACGCCCCCGATCCCACAACGATCGAGGCGCCCCCAACCAAGAACACGTACGTCTGA